The genomic window TGCCCCTTTTTCTACTGCTAATAAATAATCATTCGACATTCCCATAGATAATTCTTTCAACTGTAGAGACGACTTTTCTGTTATTTTAGTCGCAAGTTTTTTTGTTTTTTCAAAAGTATCTAAACATTCAACTTGAGATAATCCTAAGGGTAAAATAGTCATTAAACCATCAATTTTTATATGTTTAAAAGATTCTAGTTCAGGCAAATCTTGCCAAAGTTCTTCTACTGTCCAACCATACTTATTAGGATCAGGTAAAATTTTAACTTGGAGACAAACATGGGGAGAAATAAAAGTTTTAGCTGCTAATTTATCTAGATATTCTGCTAACTTAAGGCTATCCACTGAATGAATCCAATGAAAATTTTCTAATACTTTTTTAGCTTTATTCGTTTGAATATGACCGATAAAGTGCCAACAAATGTCTTGATAATCTTGTAACTGTTCCTGCTTTTCTAGTGCCTCTTGAACACGACTTTCTGCAAAATCACGAATTCCATAATTGTAGGCTTCTTTAATAGCAGCGACTGACTTCTTTTTAGTCACAGCAACTAAACGAATATCAGAAGGAATTTGACCCATAATTTTGTCAAGATTTTCAGCAATAGTCATATTATTTAAGGAAAGGTTTGTTTATACATCTTTTGAAAGTCTTTGTACTCTTCAGTGAGTCCTAGACGATGAAGATTACGCAAACGTTTTTCTACTAATAATCTAGCATCTGAACGGCTAATAGGTTCAAAAACCGTATTATTCGGTATCATCTTCACTAGAAAAAATAACCGTTGAGCGTATAATGTAGTAAATAACTCTTGATTGTCATCAAGGACACAGACACGATAAAGAAGTCCGAAAACAGGATGATTAAAATAAGTTTCGTTTGTCATTCTTGATCTTTAAAAAGTTCCTTTAATAATAACTCTCTAAACCCTATAAGTCTAGGTGTATTGTAGTCAAGTGTTGAAAAAAATTACTATTAATTAAAGTATCATAAAAAAAAGATGATAAAGCAAATTACCTATAGTCCAGCTTATACCTTAGTACCGACCTACGAATGTTTTAATCGTTGTACCTATTGTAATTTTCGGGTTGACCCTTATCAAGATGATTGGTTAACTTTAGAAAAAAGTCAAACTATTTTGCAAAAACTGCAAGAGCAATTTGTTTGTGAAATTTTGATTTTAAGTGGTGAAGTTCATCCCCAGTCCCCCAGAAGAAAAGCTTGGTTTCAAAACATTTATAATCTCTGTCAATTAGCCTTATCCTTAGGCTTTTTACCCCATACCAACGTAGGTATTTTAAGTTTTGCTGAAATGGAAACCCTGAAAACCGTTAATCCGTCTATGGGTTTAATGGTTGAACAAATTACCCCAAAACTTTTAGAAACTGTTCATCATTATGCACCGAGTAAGTTACCTTCATTAAGGTTACAACAATTAGAATGGGCAGGGGAATTAAAAATTCCTTTTACCACAGGAATTCTCTTAGGAATTGGAGAAACAGAAAAGGAATCTTGGCAAACATTAGAAGCGATCGCCACGATTCATCAAAAATGGCACCATATCCAGGAAGTCATTTTACAGCCTCATTGTACAGGAAGCAAGCAACACTTACCAGGTTCTACTTTCCCCATTCATCAATTACCGGAAATGGTGGCTAAAGCTAGAGAAATTTTACCGAATTCTATTACCTTACAAATTCCACCTAATTTAATCACAGATCCCAAATGTTTGTTAGACTGTTTAGAAGCAGGGGCAAGAGATTTAGGTGGAATCAGCCCAAAAGATGAGGTAAACCCAGACTATCCCCATTTTTCTCATCAAGGTTTAGTTAATTTATTAGCGTCTCAAGGATGGCAATTAGTTCCTCGTCTTCCTGTCTATCCTTATTACTATGATTGGTTACCATCATCCCTACAAAATACCGTAACTTCCTGGAAAAATTCTTCTCAATTTCAGTCCTTGTTGTCAATTTAATAGGAAATTGCTAAAATCTGACTAAAATAAAAATACAATAAATAGGTAATTTATCCATGTTAAATCAAAGCAACTTCCAAAGTAATGTTTCTCTTTTAGGTCGGCTATTTTTATCAGCAATTTTTATTAAATCTGGTGTTAGTAAGCTATTATCTCCAGCACAAACTCAAGCTTATATGGCCTCAAAAGGAATCCCTTTAACTGAAGTTTTACTGTGGGCAACTATTCTAGTGTTAATTGTAGGCGGTTTATCTATTTTGTTAGGATATAAATCTAAAATGGGGGCGTGTTTGTTAATTGGATTTTTAATCCCTGCCACCTTGATTTTTCATGGCACTTTTCCCGAAGAAGAAATCGCTTTTTTTAAGAATTTAGGATTAATGGGAGGACTATTAATGATTCTTGCCTTTGGTTCAGGAAAATTTAGTTTAGAACACTATCTTAAATCGTAATTAACCTATTTTATAGGGGCAATTCCTTAATTGTCCCTTAACCCTATTAAACTTTTATATAATAAAAATTTTACACATTATAAGATAAAATTCATAGGAGGAACTAATTAATTTCAAGAAAATAATGACTAACACACACACATTATTTACTCCTTGTCAAGTCGGTAATATTACTCTGAAAAATCGAGTCATTATGGCACCTTTAACCCGTTCGAGGGCTGGAGAAGAAAGAATGCCCAATGACCTCATGAAGCAGTATTATAAACAAAGAAAATCAGCAGGATTAATCATTAGTGAAGCAACGGTTATTTCTCGACAAGGGTGTGGTTGGTTACACAGTCCAGGTATTTATTCAGACGAACAAATGGAAGCTTGGCAACCGGTTACTCAAGCACTTCATGAAACAGAAACCCCCATTTTTTTGCAACTTTGGCACTGTGGAAGAGCATCCCATAGTAGCTTTCAAGAAAACAATCAATTACCTGTTTCTGCATCAGCAATTAAACTAAATGATGACTATATTCATACTCCTATGGGTAAGCAACCCTACGAAACTCCTCGTGCCTTAGCAACCGAAGAAATCCCCCGTATTGTTGAAGATTATCGCTTGGCTGCTGAAAGGGCAAAAAAGGCTGGTTTTGATGGTGTTGAAATTCATGCAGCGAATGGTTACTTAATTGATCAATTTTTACAATCAAAAACAAATCATCGAACCGATAAGTATGGAGGAAGTATTGAGAATCGTTATCGTTTCTTAAAAGAGATTGTTGAAGCCATTTTAACTGTATTTCCTGCTAACAGAATAGCCGTAAGATTATCTCCTAATGGTAATTTTAATGATATGGGATCTCCTAAATATCGAGAACTATTTACCTATATCGCTCAACAGTTAAATCATTACGATTTGGCTTATCTTCATATAGTTGATGGGTTAGAATTTGGATTTCATAACTTAGGTGAACCCATGACCTTAGCAGAGTTTAGAAAAGTATTTGATGGAGTATTAATGGGAAATTGTGGTTACACGAAAGAAAGTGCAGAGGCAACGATTCAAGCAGGAAATGCTGATTTAATTGCCTTTGGACGACCCTTTATTAGTAATCCTGACTTAGTAGAAAGATTGGCTAATAATTGGCCGTTAAACCCTCCTGCGGATATGAAGGATTGGTACTCTTTTGATGCAGAGGGTTATATTGATTTTCCTACCTATGAAGAGATCAAGAATGGTTAATTAAAGTCTTGTTGTTAGTAGGAAATGGGCTAATATAGATATTCTGTAGAGATAACTCATGGGTTGTCTCTAGATTTCTGGACTTAGGTTAATCTGAAAGCATTAAATACGCTAAAATTGAAGATGCTAAATTTATACGATGAAGCTTTATTAATGTTTAATTTTTTATCATCTTCAACTAATCCCCAACACCTAGCACGCTCTTTTCTATGGTTAGGTAGAATCGGTCTTATCTTGCAGATTTTCCTAGGATTTATTCCCCTATTAGTGGTAGTTGCTTATGTGTTATCTCAATCAGGACAAGGACTAATAGGAGGCTTTTCCTTTGGATTATGGTTAGCTATTGCCTGTTTAATTATACTAATGTTTAGTATTTATTGGTGTTTTCGCTATACTAACCTCGCAAATAAATTGAGAAAAGCAGAAACAAGACCCTCTAAATCTCAGGTAGTTCGGCATTTACAATTAGGATTATTAGCTAATATTGTAATTTTAATTATTACGGTCATTATTGCCCTATTTCGTGTCGGAGAGTTGACTTTTAAACTGTTAACTCTACCCCAAGGTGCCACAGTGATTGCCCCCAATAAAATTGGTACAACTTTAGCTACTCCAGGAGCCTTAATTACCCCATCCAATATGATTGCAATTCAAGCAATGCTCAATGTCATTGCGGCCGGATTAGTAGGGGTTATTGTGGCTTTATTACTTCTCTATAAAGTGGGGAAACAACCCTAAAACATGACATTTAACTAATCATAATGTTAAGTCTCATTACAAAAATAGGTTTAGGGCTTGCAAAAGGTTGAGGGGATTCAGGTAAGATATGTTAAGTGAATTTGACGGCTAAATTTGAATCATAATGGGCTTAAAAATAATTGAAAACTTTGATGCTAATTTTATCCTCACACCAGAAGCCAAAGAAACCTTATTTAATTTATTAAAGAATCCAGAATTTGTTAAACAAATATCTCAACAATTATCGAATAGTAAAGCATCTATTCAATTTACTGAATTAATTTTTCAACCGGTTCCCTACAGTACCCAAACCCCCAAAGGAATGCCACCAGAATTTGAGAAATATCACCATTCTGATGAACATATTATTATTAATATCCCCCCTAATTTTATGTTCAAAGCTAAAATCTTCAAACCCAGTCGTCTCTGTACTATTTATCGTCTCATCAAGTAAAATATTTTGTCATTATTGTTATCTTGAGCATTAACTATGATTACCACAACTCAACTCCCTAGTTTAAACACCCTGGATTATTTCCCTTATCTCAATGAACAGGGAATTATTATTGAAGACTTACAAAAAAAGATCGGTGTTTATGCTATTTTTGACAAAAATAAGCAGTTAAATTTTATTGGTTATTCTCGTGATATTTATGCCAGTTTAAAACAACATTTAGTCCGTCAACCGAACCAATGTCATTGGCTAAAAGTTGAAATTATTACCCGTCCCAGTCGCACTATTTTAGAAGAAATTAAAAATAATTGGACGCAAGAAAATGGAGATATATCTATCAATGATGAAAGTAATCAAGCCCTATGGACACAACCCATTGATGCTAAAGTTTTTATGACAGAAGAAGAAAAAGAAACTTATCAAAATAGTGATGAATTAGGACAAATTAAACTACTTAAAAAAGTTTCAAGACGAGTTCAAGCCAACATAGAAAAAACCTTAAACCAACGAGGAAATAAAATGGAAATTCGTTTTAATCCTAAATTAAAAGAAAAAGGATTATTAGATTTAAAATAAAATTGATAACTGAATCACTGACCGTTCGACATAGCTCAGTACAAGTAACTGATCACTGAATAAATGTTGTACATTAAAAAGTGAAGTCACTTTGATAATCTAAGGAGCAACCCGTAATGACATGGCGTGGTTCAGTGAGTATTCCCGATCGCATTTTTGGCACTTTAGTGTATTGCTTTGCCGTTTATGACACCTTATTTTTTGGGAGTTTCCTATTACAACAGTTTCCAGTCTTTAACTTTCTATTGCTTCCTGCGTTACCAGTGGGACTCACCTATAGTTTATTAGGGACATTGCTAGGACCCTTAGGGCGTTTTGGCAGTTTTCTCGTCTTTATCCTTCTGTTTGCATTGGTCGTCCGTAACGATCGCATTAGCCATTTCATCCGTTACAATGCCATGCAATCGATTCTTATTGGTATTTTATTGGCTTTAGGCGGAATTATTATGCAATTTGTGATCATTCCTGCTTTGGGCGGTAGTGGTCTTTTCATTGAAACCCTTTTCAATGTGTTATTTTTAGGTGGTCTTGCAGCCTCCTACTTTTCTATGATCCAATCAGTATTAGGCCGTTATGCAGAAATTCCTACGATTTCTGAGGCTGCTTATTCTCAGGTTCGCTGGTAGTGGTATTAGAGGTAGGCACACTCATGACAGGGTTTTCAATGCTACCAATACCCTCAATTTCTACTCGAACACGATCACCCACATTAAGGGGACCGACCCCTTCGGGGGTTCCCGTGAGAATAACATCCCCTGGAAACAGAGTCATAATCTGAGAAATATAAGAAACGATCGCTTGAGGAGAGAAAACCATATCCTGAACTAAAGCGGACTGTCGAGGTTCTGTCTCATTATTAACAAAGGTTTGAATGGCTGCGGCCGCACTTAATTCACGGATTACCCAAGGACCCAAAGGACAAAACGTATCAAATCCCTTGGCCCGAACCCACTGATTGTCTTTTCTTTGAAAATCACGGGCTGTAATATCATTAGCGATGGTATAACCCCAAATTTTACCACGGGCTTCTTTCTCAGAACAATTTTTAGTCACTTCTGCTATCACTAAAGCTAACTCCCCTTCATAGTCAACCTGTTGAGACTGGTGAGGATAGTAGATAGGTTGCCCTTCTCCAATCAGGGTCGAAGGGGGTTTAAGAAAGAGTAAAGGTTCTTGAGGCACAGTATTACCCAGTTCCTCTGCATGGGCTTTATAATTTCTCCCCACTGCAATAATTTTGGAAGGAAAACAAGGGGCTAAAAATTCATAACTATCAGCTTTTAAGACAACACCACTGGGTTGTCCTCCGTCCCAAGGGGCAGTATCAAACACCGCCACACTGCGGTTAAGATTAAGTGAACCATAATGGATGTTTCCTTGAGTTGTTTTTACTCGAACGTAGCGTTGCGGCATAAACTTGAGCAGTCAGTTAGGTTAGAAGTTGACCAATCAGCCATTGAATATCATAGCCATCAGTCATAAAGTCGTAGTATGATTTTAAAGGAATCTGTCTCAAAAAGAAGACCTTTTTTCATTTGATTAGTTTCGAGTGATCCTTGCTTCTTGATCTCAACACCGTAAATTGATCGCGAAGCCAACTTGTCCACAAGGAGTTTAAACCAATGAGCCAACATTACGAAATGATTTTTATCTTGCGTCCTGACCTTTCAGAAGAGCAAGTTAACCAAGCTGTAGCCAAATATCAAGAATTCTTAACTGAGAATAACGCCACAGACCTACAAACGAAAATTTGGGGCAAACGTCGTCTTGCTTATCCTATCCAAAAAAAGGTTGATGGCATTTATGTCCAATTTAATTATCAAGCCGATGGCAGCCAAGTTGCCCCCCTAGAACGGATGATGCGGTTAGGGGAAGATGTCATGCGCTACCTGACGATCAAATTGGATCACGTCTCTTCAGAAACAGCAGAAGAAGAAGAATCAGAACCAGCACAAAGCGAACCCGTTGCTTCTGAAGCTTAAGGAGCAAACCGTGAGCAGTAAACAGTGAACAACGCATTTAAGCCTTAACTGCTTATTGCTCACTAACCAGTCCTTTAATTTTTTGCTGCGGACATCGCTCTTAACTGTCCGCAAGCAGCATTGGCCTCTAGTCCTCTTGAATAACGAACACTAACAGCAATTTTATGCTCTTCTAAAATACTTTTAAACCGGTTAATACTTTCCCCATCGGGCCGTTGATAGTCGGCTTCTTCTATAGGGTTATAAGGAATTAAATTGACATGACTTTGAAATCCTGTAAGACATTTGGCTAACTGTATCCCTTGTTCGGGTAAATCATTCACTCCACCCAATAAAATATATTCAAATGTCACTCTTCGTCCAGTGATTTCTACATATTTACGACAGTCAGCTAATAGTTTAGGCAGAGGATAAGATTTGGCACTGGGGATTAATTGTTCTCGTAAGGTTTGATTAGCAGCATGAAGACTCACCGCAAAAGTTACTTGTAATTGATGATGAGCCAATTCTAAGATTTTTTTCGGAACCCCAACAGTGGAAATGGTTAGCGATCGCTGTCCGATTCCTACATCTTGATTAAGGATTTTAACTGCTTTTATTACCTCTTTGAGATTCAATAAGGGTTCTCCCATTCCCATGAAGACAACATGACTTACCCGGCGTTGAAAATCCTCTTGTACAGTTAACACTTGATCCACAATTTCTGCACAGGTCAAATTTCTAGTATATCCTCCTTTTCCCGTGGCACAAAAATCACAATTCATAGGACAACCCACTTGAGATGAAACGCAAACTGTTAAGCGTTTTGAGGTGGGAATACCAACGGTTTCAATAATTAATCCATCTCCTAAACTTAAGAGGTATTTTCTGGTTTGATCTGGGGCAATGGTACAGTGAACGATGTTAGAACGACCAATGGGATAATCTTTTAATTCTTCTCGCCAAGCTTTGGGAAACACAGAAATTTCTGTTAGCGATCGCACGCCTTTTTGATATAACCATTGATGAAGTTGTTTTCCCCGATAAGCGGGTTGTCCTTGTTGTTTTACCCAGTCCGTTAATTGCCCTACAGACTTACCTAATAAGGTTTCTTCTTGTCCTTTCATAGTACATAATTAATTTAATTGATGAAGAGCTTAATCAGGGAAGATATTTCTGCACCACAGTCCACCCAGTTAAACTAACAAAAGCAAAGCTAAAAAAAAGCATAATATTAGTGCCAATATGTAGCCAGCGCATTCTAGGTTTTTCAGGACTAATTTGCGTTGCAGCCGTAGCAGAAATTAACACTAAAATAACCGTTAATAATCCAGCCAACAAGTGAAAGGAATGGCCTAAACTTCCATAATGTCCTAAGGTACCGACTAAACCAATCACTAATAATAATAACACTAAAATTACCATGATTGAACCGATAATATAATGAAGCCAACGTAACCATACTGGACGAGATACTTGACGATGGCGGCCATAAAACATCCATCCTCCAGATAACCCTAGTAAAACATAGGCAAATAAAGATAAACCCATTGACCAAGCTGCAATTTTCCACAGCCATAAAAAA from Crocosphaera subtropica ATCC 51142 includes these protein-coding regions:
- the rlmN gene encoding 23S rRNA (adenine(2503)-C(2))-methyltransferase RlmN, translated to MKGQEETLLGKSVGQLTDWVKQQGQPAYRGKQLHQWLYQKGVRSLTEISVFPKAWREELKDYPIGRSNIVHCTIAPDQTRKYLLSLGDGLIIETVGIPTSKRLTVCVSSQVGCPMNCDFCATGKGGYTRNLTCAEIVDQVLTVQEDFQRRVSHVVFMGMGEPLLNLKEVIKAVKILNQDVGIGQRSLTISTVGVPKKILELAHHQLQVTFAVSLHAANQTLREQLIPSAKSYPLPKLLADCRKYVEITGRRVTFEYILLGGVNDLPEQGIQLAKCLTGFQSHVNLIPYNPIEEADYQRPDGESINRFKSILEEHKIAVSVRYSRGLEANAACGQLRAMSAAKN
- a CDS encoding DUF4079 domain-containing protein; amino-acid sequence: MNLPSFLWLWKIAAWSMGLSLFAYVLLGLSGGWMFYGRHRQVSRPVWLRWLHYIIGSIMVILVLLLLVIGLVGTLGHYGSLGHSFHLLAGLLTVILVLISATAATQISPEKPRMRWLHIGTNIMLFFSFAFVSLTGWTVVQKYLP
- a CDS encoding Tic20 family protein — protein: MTWRGSVSIPDRIFGTLVYCFAVYDTLFFGSFLLQQFPVFNFLLLPALPVGLTYSLLGTLLGPLGRFGSFLVFILLFALVVRNDRISHFIRYNAMQSILIGILLALGGIIMQFVIIPALGGSGLFIETLFNVLFLGGLAASYFSMIQSVLGRYAEIPTISEAAYSQVRW
- a CDS encoding fumarylacetoacetate hydrolase family protein; this encodes MPQRYVRVKTTQGNIHYGSLNLNRSVAVFDTAPWDGGQPSGVVLKADSYEFLAPCFPSKIIAVGRNYKAHAEELGNTVPQEPLLFLKPPSTLIGEGQPIYYPHQSQQVDYEGELALVIAEVTKNCSEKEARGKIWGYTIANDITARDFQRKDNQWVRAKGFDTFCPLGPWVIRELSAAAAIQTFVNNETEPRQSALVQDMVFSPQAIVSYISQIMTLFPGDVILTGTPEGVGPLNVGDRVRVEIEGIGSIENPVMSVPTSNTTTSEPENKQPQKS
- a CDS encoding GIY-YIG nuclease family protein, with protein sequence MITTTQLPSLNTLDYFPYLNEQGIIIEDLQKKIGVYAIFDKNKQLNFIGYSRDIYASLKQHLVRQPNQCHWLKVEIITRPSRTILEEIKNNWTQENGDISINDESNQALWTQPIDAKVFMTEEEKETYQNSDELGQIKLLKKVSRRVQANIEKTLNQRGNKMEIRFNPKLKEKGLLDLK
- a CDS encoding alkene reductase: MTNTHTLFTPCQVGNITLKNRVIMAPLTRSRAGEERMPNDLMKQYYKQRKSAGLIISEATVISRQGCGWLHSPGIYSDEQMEAWQPVTQALHETETPIFLQLWHCGRASHSSFQENNQLPVSASAIKLNDDYIHTPMGKQPYETPRALATEEIPRIVEDYRLAAERAKKAGFDGVEIHAANGYLIDQFLQSKTNHRTDKYGGSIENRYRFLKEIVEAILTVFPANRIAVRLSPNGNFNDMGSPKYRELFTYIAQQLNHYDLAYLHIVDGLEFGFHNLGEPMTLAEFRKVFDGVLMGNCGYTKESAEATIQAGNADLIAFGRPFISNPDLVERLANNWPLNPPADMKDWYSFDAEGYIDFPTYEEIKNG
- a CDS encoding DUF3611 family protein; amino-acid sequence: MLNLYDEALLMFNFLSSSTNPQHLARSFLWLGRIGLILQIFLGFIPLLVVVAYVLSQSGQGLIGGFSFGLWLAIACLIILMFSIYWCFRYTNLANKLRKAETRPSKSQVVRHLQLGLLANIVILIITVIIALFRVGELTFKLLTLPQGATVIAPNKIGTTLATPGALITPSNMIAIQAMLNVIAAGLVGVIVALLLLYKVGKQP
- the pipX gene encoding transcriptional coactivator PipX, coding for MTNETYFNHPVFGLLYRVCVLDDNQELFTTLYAQRLFFLVKMIPNNTVFEPISRSDARLLVEKRLRNLHRLGLTEEYKDFQKMYKQTFP
- a CDS encoding YggS family pyridoxal phosphate-dependent enzyme, with the protein product MTIAENLDKIMGQIPSDIRLVAVTKKKSVAAIKEAYNYGIRDFAESRVQEALEKQEQLQDYQDICWHFIGHIQTNKAKKVLENFHWIHSVDSLKLAEYLDKLAAKTFISPHVCLQVKILPDPNKYGWTVEELWQDLPELESFKHIKIDGLMTILPLGLSQVECLDTFEKTKKLATKITEKSSLQLKELSMGMSNDYLLAVEKGATMIRLGTIIFGERD
- a CDS encoding DoxX family protein, encoding MLNQSNFQSNVSLLGRLFLSAIFIKSGVSKLLSPAQTQAYMASKGIPLTEVLLWATILVLIVGGLSILLGYKSKMGACLLIGFLIPATLIFHGTFPEEEIAFFKNLGLMGGLLMILAFGSGKFSLEHYLKS
- the cofG gene encoding 7,8-didemethyl-8-hydroxy-5-deazariboflavin synthase subunit CofG, producing the protein MIKQITYSPAYTLVPTYECFNRCTYCNFRVDPYQDDWLTLEKSQTILQKLQEQFVCEILILSGEVHPQSPRRKAWFQNIYNLCQLALSLGFLPHTNVGILSFAEMETLKTVNPSMGLMVEQITPKLLETVHHYAPSKLPSLRLQQLEWAGELKIPFTTGILLGIGETEKESWQTLEAIATIHQKWHHIQEVILQPHCTGSKQHLPGSTFPIHQLPEMVAKAREILPNSITLQIPPNLITDPKCLLDCLEAGARDLGGISPKDEVNPDYPHFSHQGLVNLLASQGWQLVPRLPVYPYYYDWLPSSLQNTVTSWKNSSQFQSLLSI
- the rpsF gene encoding 30S ribosomal protein S6; the protein is MSQHYEMIFILRPDLSEEQVNQAVAKYQEFLTENNATDLQTKIWGKRRLAYPIQKKVDGIYVQFNYQADGSQVAPLERMMRLGEDVMRYLTIKLDHVSSETAEEEESEPAQSEPVASEA